CAGCAGAATTGGCCATGTCATATTTTAGTTTAAAATTTTGAAAGGACCTATTTGATAAAAGGCACTAGACAACGACTTTAGACATCTGGTTTTCAATGGCTGCAACCAGATCATCGTAGGTCATTGGCTTAGCAAGGTAGCCTGACATGCCTGCCGCTTTACATGCTTCCCGATCTTCATCCATGGCACCCGCTGTAAGAGCGATAATAGGAATCTGGCTGAAGTTTTTTCCCGAAGCGCGAATCAAGCGTGTGGCTTGATAACCATCAAGCTCCGGCATGCGACAGTCCATCAGCACTAGATCAAAGGTTTTTACCTGAAGGGCTTCAATGGCTTCTTTACCATTGCTCACGATGGTGGGTTGATGTCCCATTTTTTCTACCATTTGGCCAGCAACCAAGCGGTTGGTCAGGTTGTCATCAGCAATAAGAATTTGCAGTTTACGAGTGCTTAGATCCACAGACTTAGTGACAGTCTTTACTTCGGCCTTCGGCGCACTTAAATGCATCGGCAAGGTAAATGAAAACAGCGAGCCTTCATTTAGCGCGCTCTTCACTGAAATATCGCCATTCATTAGTTCCACTAGTTGTTTACAGATAGATAAACCAAGTCCCGTACCGCCGAAACGACGGGTGGTCGCACTGTCAGCCTGGGTAAATGGTTTAAATAATTCTTGAACAGTGGTTTCAGACATACCAATACCGCTGTCTTTCACGTCAAAACGAACTTTAGCGGTTTTTAAATCTACACTTCCAACTTTTTGAGCCGTGATTTCAACTGTGCCAGATTCTGTAAACTTAATGGCGTTATTGATTAAGTTAATAAGAATCTGTCTGAAGCGAATCGGATCACCCACTACAAACTGAGGGACCTCTGCCTTAATCGTCAACACAAGCTTCAACGTCTTCTTTTCAGCTTCAAAGGCCAAAGCGCGAGTCACTTCGTTTAAAGTCTGATGCAAATCGAAATCAATATTTTCCAAATTCAGCTTACGGGCTTCAATTTTAGATAAATCCAAAATGTCGTTGATGATTCCCAATAAAATTTTGGCTGAAGTATCAATGATCTCTACAAATCCTTTTTGTTGAGAATTTAGCGGAGTGTCCTTAAGTAAAGAAGTCATTCCCACAACCCCATTAATGGGCGTGCGGATTTCATGGGACATGTTAGCCAAAAATTCTGACTTAATTTTGGCACCCTGGTTGGCGGCCTGTTCAGATTTTCTGATGGCGATAACTGCACTTAACAAGCCGGCAATCAAAGTCAGCGTATTGATTTGTTTTTCATTGAAAGCATTTACTTCAGTGGAAACAACTTTTAAAACTCCAACAACATGGCTTTTATGAAATAGCGGAACGCAGATCATGGATCTAGCGCCGACGCGACGGCAAGCCTCGCGGTCTACGCGGTAATCAGTTTCTGAATCAGAACAGTAAAGAATTTTTCTTGATAGAACAGACTGACCCGAAAGACTTGAAACGATCTTAAGCTTTACGCCCAACATGTTTTCTAATGAACCAGTGCAGGCCACATACACCATGGAGTCTTCTTCCGCCATTTCCACGACGGCACCTTTTGCTTGTGTGATCTCTTGGGTACGCAAACAAATCAGTTTTTTTAGCTGGCGCAGTTCAAGTTCCGACGTTGCAATTTCTTGTTGCAAGCGAATGATCTCAGAAAGCTCTTTGATCTCTTGAGATTTTGAACTGTTGAATAATCTTTTAAAAACCATGGCTTAAACCTTATCGGTGGAAGTTTCCGGCTGATGAAGAAAAGGTCAAAATTTACTGCCTGAATGTGAATAGACCTAAATTCTGAATCAGTCGTATCTTTTCCTTCGTCTAGAAATGTCCGTTAACAGGGGTCTGGTCTATTTTAAAGGGAGGTCATTTCCTATAACAATAAGCCATGCGCAAAAACGAAATTACATTTATCAAAACAGATATTAGTAGAAGAGGAGTGATCCCTGCGATGCACTCTCAAACAGTCTTTATCGCGATGGTCGCCTTTTTATTTGTTCTAGCGATCACGTAAAAAAAGAAGTCATCCCCCGCGGAACGACTTCTTTTTTTAAATCTCTATTGAACTGTGATCCACACGTTTGTTTTACCTACAGCTCTTACGAGTCGATTGAACATATAAGCATTATTAGGATGCATTCGGATGCAACCATGGGAAGCTCTTGTTCCAAGTTTTGGCCAGTTGCCTTGTGGCGTTCCATGCAAAGCAAAACCACCGCTAATAAAGACAGCATAAGGCATATTGCCTAAGCCATTATAATCTCCACCTGGATATCTAGAGGATGTATAGCGATCGTAAATACGTCCGTTGGGATGTTTATCAAAGTTAGGTGTGCCTCGTCCTGAAATGCCAGTAGATACTAACCAGGAACCTCTTAAACTACCGTTTTGGTAAAGGTAAGCACGTTGTGATGATTTCACCACTTGGATCCATACAGCACAGCTGCTGCGATAGCAGGTAGCTAAACCGATGATCTCATTAATTGATGGTTCAAGATGAGCGGATTTCCCAGTCTCTTCTTCATAAACTCTATCGTAGTACTCTAATATTTCTTCAACGTTGGGATCAAATGGATCTAGCTCTTCGATCATGTTAGGAATTCTGTCCTCTTGCACATCTGCCCTTGTCGTTTGCTCGCCCTGCGCATTTACATTCGGGGAAAGTATTAGGGAAAGCAGGAAACTCATTACTAGGGTTGAAGGTTTTGTTTTCATGTCACACCTCATTTCAACAAGTGTTATCTGGCTTTTATTTTAGTACGTGCGGTCAAAAACGTTGGTGAATTCTGGAAAAAGATGGGTAGGTGACATGAAATTACTGAATTCAGTGCGGAGGTCGCACTCGACTTGGAATGGCAAGTAAGAAAGAATTTCTTCTGAAGTCTAGCTTTAGAACTTTCTATAATTTTGATGATTTAAACTGAATAATTATATTTCGGCGGGGAAGTGTGGTAAAGTTTTGCGGATGAATAATTCCTCATGCGCCATTTGCCATAGTCCGAAAGCTCCGCATACTTGCGGTATTTGTTCTGATTCTTTATGTAAAAACTGTGCGCAGTTTTTGGAAGAAGATACTTTTTCCTTCATGCGAAAGGTTCCTGAACAGTTGAAACACAATGTTTACTGTTCGCCTTGTTATTCTTCACAAGTCGAACCCGCTATTGCGAAGTACGACGATATGATGAAGCAGGCAAAAAACCTTGAGGTTTATTTCAAAGATCAAGGCAAAGAAACCCGCAATTTTAAAAGAGACGTTCCAAGCTACAAGATCCCTAAATGCACGGATCGTGAAGAGACTTTGTTGCGCTTGGCTTTTTTTGCCGTTGAAGACGGTTACAACGCCTTAATTGACGTTGATTTGCGCTCTGAAAAAATCAGAAACGGTTCTTATCAAACATTGAACTGGAGTGGGACAGCGTTACCCGCAAATACAAAGGCGCGCAGGTAACTTGCTAAAGACCTAGACCGTTAAAGGTCATCGTCAGTTTATTTCTTAAGTCAGTTAGACTACCTCTTAAAGAGGTAAATCTATGAATTTAAGACAACTCGACGAAAAATATTTATCCCGCAGTTCAGATCCTGAAAATATTGAAGTTATTAAAACTAAAGGCAGTTTTATCTACGATGCCAAAGGTAAAAAGTATATCGATTTTACCATGGGTTGGTGTGTGGGAAACGTCGGTTGGAATAACGACGAAATTCGCCGCAAACTAAAAAGTTTTAATGGCCCTGAGTATGTAACCCCTCATCATTTGTATAAGTCCTGGGTAGAACTAGCACGACAGTTAGCTCAAATCACCCCAGGGAAATTGCAGAAAAGCTTTAGGGCTACGGGCGGCACAGAAGCTGTTGAGCTTGCACTGCAAGCAGCTATCAGTCATACGCGCAGACATAAATTTATTTCGATTGAAGGTGCTTATCATGGCGACTCGATCGCTGCCCGCAGTGTGGGTTCACCAGATTTTGGGAGGTGGCATCCTCTTTTTCCGTGTTACCGGTTATCACCTCCATTAGATGAGGCTTGCGCAGATTCAGCGGAAAAATGGCTGAAAAATCGCGACATTGCAGCTGTGATTATGGAGCCTGTGATCTGCAATCTTGGAGTTCTTATCCCTGAGCAAAAATTCATGGAACGTATCCAAGAGTTGTGCAAAAAATATGGAACATTGTTCATCGTTGATGAAGTTGCTACAGGCTTTGGTAGAACCGGTAAAATGTTTGCAAGTGAACATTTTAATCTAGAACCAGATATCTTATGCGTCGCTAAGGCTATCACCGCGGGATTTGCGCCATTAGGAGCTACGATCACTACGGAAGAAGTCGCTAAATCCATGATGAGTCATGAAACCGGATACTATTCTACTTATGGCTGGCATCCGCGTAGTGTGGATGCAGCCTTAGCTACAATTCAATTTCTTTTAAAGCATCAGGAGCGTTTAGAAAGTAACACTCTGGACATGGGCGCTTATTTTTCGGAGCGACTGAATCAAATGAACTTTAAGGGCAAAGTCGAAATCAACGTGATGGGTTTAGCGATTGGTGTGCATTTAAAGAATAAAAACTATGGCGAAGACATTGTCGAAAAGGCCCGTAGACGTGAACTTTTATTATCCGAATCTGACAGTGGATTTACAATGTTCCCGGCTTTGGATATCGATTTTAAAACCGCCAAAGCAGGGCTTGATATCATCGAAGACTGTATTTAGAAACCTTGGGCGCCTTCGGGTGCCCGGGAATTTTCAGTGAGTTCTTCTTGCAGCTCTTCCGTCATTTCTTCGACCATGTGGGGTCTGCCGTGGAAAGCCGCGGGCGTATTCTGAAATAACGCCACTTTCCAAACATCATTTTCTTTAGTCGCGATTAAACTTTGAATGGCATTCACTGCCGGGTTGATGTCTTTACCGCCAGGAGGAACCATTCCAGCAATCGCGTGAAGTTTCGCCACGTGCGCAGAAATGAACTGAATTTTTCTGATCTTTTGCACAAACGAAGCCGTGGGATGATCGAAAAAAACAGTCGCAAGATGTTTTCCAATTTCTGACTGACCTTCAATGAAGCTGCCGTCAAAACCAATAAGGTTTCCTTCGTCTTGGAAAAGGTTTGCCATATCTGCTGCACTTCGATTGTTCCAAGCCTCAATCAATTTGTAGTAAAGCAGACGCACTTCATTTTCTTCTTCATGATGGATAGTTAGTTTCATAATTAAATCGTCGCGAGCTTTTTTAAAAAAGTCATTAAAGTGCTTTGAAATATTTCGGAGTAAGAATGGAAACTAACAAACGACATAAGAATGTAGCTAGTCTTTCAGAAATGAAGCCCTTTGAATCTACGAATGGCCGATTTAGTGTGACCGCAAAGAATCTGTCAATCCCTGCTGGGGCAAAAGAACTTGGATGCAATTGGTTTGAACTACCGGTGGGGAAAACTTCTTTTCCATATCACTTTCATACAGGCATTGAAGAAGCGATCTACATACTAAAAGGTCAAGGCACCGCAAGAATCGGCAAAGACCAAGTGGAAGTTAAAGAGGGTGATTTTCTTTCTTTTCCAGCAGGCCCTGAAAATGCCCACACCTTGATTAATTCAGGAACTGAGCCCATGCAGTACTTATGTTTTTCAAATCATTCCCATGTAGATATCATGGGCTATCCTGATTCAAAGAAGATTGGCTTTTATGCCACTCCAGATCCCGCGGAGTGGCCTCAGAAAAGTGCTTGGGTCAGAATGATGATAAAAGACCAACCCAACATTGATTATTTCGAAGGCGAGAATAAAGACTAATGACTATTTTTTAAGAGCTAAATACGGAAGATAACCAGCACCTAGAACACCCGCGTGGTTTTTCGTCTTAGCTACTTCGATCTTACATTCAAAAGCAGGGTTCATTTGTTGAATCATGCGTTTGTAGTGGCTTTTTAGATCGTTAAAATAAAGGTTTTTAATTTTAATCAAACCACCAGATAAAAAGATTCGTTCTAAGTTATAACCAATAGAAAGATCATAACAAAGACAAGCTAAGGCCCAAGACATCTCTTTAAAAAGAACTTGGTATTTTGCATCTTTTGAAGCCACCAACTCTTCAACTGAGCTTCCCTGAAAACCCATTTCTTTCGCTCTTCTTAAAAGACCCGTGCCTGAAGCAACACCTTCCACCGTGCAATGGTGAAGTTTATCAGGGCTTTCTTGAAGCTTTTTAAAATCAACGATGGTGTGACCATACTCTGAACCCATGCCGCGGCTTTGCGCTGGGAAACCATTAAAAATGACGCCTGAACCAACGCCAGTGCCCACACTCACGACAGCAAAAGAGCTCATACCCGCGCCGCCGCCAACCCAGCCTTCAGCTAATGCAGCTGCAGTGGCATCGTGTTGGAAGTAAACTTTTGTTTTAAAGCCACGTTTTACGACTTCTTTTTCAACCAAGTCACGGATAGGAACGATTTTCCAGCCAGGGTAATTCACCGGATGAATCAATTTCCCTTCAGCAGCGTTCAATGGACCCGCGCTTGCTAAACCAATTCCTAAAAAGTTTTTGCCAGTAGTTTCTTTAGGGAAGCGTTGTTTGAAATCCAGGGCAATATCAGCCATCAGGCCAATAACTCTTTTTTGAGTTTGCACGGCAGATTTTTCGCGTTTCATATCAACAGGCACTTTGATGAAATCAAGCATAGTGCCGTTGTTATCAAGTAAAGCTGCCGCTAATTTAGTACCGCCAAGATCAAAACCAATGGTGTAAGTCTTTTTTTTCATATTATTTGATTTTAGATTTAAAAGGAGACGTTTTTAATAGAACAACTGCTGACATAGGTTGAATGGTGGCATGAACCCGGCCACGGTTATCAACTTCAAAGCTTTCAGAACATGTTTTAGTGCGAGGATTGTAACTGCCGCTAACGATATTGCAGTATTCACCTTGGGGAAGTGACGTTTCAAACTCTCTTGCAACTGTTTGACCGCCAAGATTCATCACTACAAAGCCAAGACCACCGCGACCGAAGGACAATAGATCTGTTCCGTTGGTCCACCAGTTATTTACGTAAAAGGCTTTGTCGGTTTGATTGCGGAAATTCACCATTGCTGCCACTTCA
This is a stretch of genomic DNA from Bdellovibrio reynosensis. It encodes these proteins:
- a CDS encoding ROK family protein; this translates as MKKKTYTIGFDLGGTKLAAALLDNNGTMLDFIKVPVDMKREKSAVQTQKRVIGLMADIALDFKQRFPKETTGKNFLGIGLASAGPLNAAEGKLIHPVNYPGWKIVPIRDLVEKEVVKRGFKTKVYFQHDATAAALAEGWVGGGAGMSSFAVVSVGTGVGSGVIFNGFPAQSRGMGSEYGHTIVDFKKLQESPDKLHHCTVEGVASGTGLLRRAKEMGFQGSSVEELVASKDAKYQVLFKEMSWALACLCYDLSIGYNLERIFLSGGLIKIKNLYFNDLKSHYKRMIQQMNPAFECKIEVAKTKNHAGVLGAGYLPYLALKK
- a CDS encoding L,D-transpeptidase gives rise to the protein MKTKPSTLVMSFLLSLILSPNVNAQGEQTTRADVQEDRIPNMIEELDPFDPNVEEILEYYDRVYEEETGKSAHLEPSINEIIGLATCYRSSCAVWIQVVKSSQRAYLYQNGSLRGSWLVSTGISGRGTPNFDKHPNGRIYDRYTSSRYPGGDYNGLGNMPYAVFISGGFALHGTPQGNWPKLGTRASHGCIRMHPNNAYMFNRLVRAVGKTNVWITVQ
- a CDS encoding SgcJ/EcaC family oxidoreductase, encoding MKLTIHHEEENEVRLLYYKLIEAWNNRSAADMANLFQDEGNLIGFDGSFIEGQSEIGKHLATVFFDHPTASFVQKIRKIQFISAHVAKLHAIAGMVPPGGKDINPAVNAIQSLIATKENDVWKVALFQNTPAAFHGRPHMVEEMTEELQEELTENSRAPEGAQGF
- a CDS encoding ATP-binding protein, which encodes MVFKRLFNSSKSQEIKELSEIIRLQQEIATSELELRQLKKLICLRTQEITQAKGAVVEMAEEDSMVYVACTGSLENMLGVKLKIVSSLSGQSVLSRKILYCSDSETDYRVDREACRRVGARSMICVPLFHKSHVVGVLKVVSTEVNAFNEKQINTLTLIAGLLSAVIAIRKSEQAANQGAKIKSEFLANMSHEIRTPINGVVGMTSLLKDTPLNSQQKGFVEIIDTSAKILLGIINDILDLSKIEARKLNLENIDFDLHQTLNEVTRALAFEAEKKTLKLVLTIKAEVPQFVVGDPIRFRQILINLINNAIKFTESGTVEITAQKVGSVDLKTAKVRFDVKDSGIGMSETTVQELFKPFTQADSATTRRFGGTGLGLSICKQLVELMNGDISVKSALNEGSLFSFTLPMHLSAPKAEVKTVTKSVDLSTRKLQILIADDNLTNRLVAGQMVEKMGHQPTIVSNGKEAIEALQVKTFDLVLMDCRMPELDGYQATRLIRASGKNFSQIPIIALTAGAMDEDREACKAAGMSGYLAKPMTYDDLVAAIENQMSKVVV
- a CDS encoding class-III pyridoxal-phosphate-dependent aminotransferase is translated as MNLRQLDEKYLSRSSDPENIEVIKTKGSFIYDAKGKKYIDFTMGWCVGNVGWNNDEIRRKLKSFNGPEYVTPHHLYKSWVELARQLAQITPGKLQKSFRATGGTEAVELALQAAISHTRRHKFISIEGAYHGDSIAARSVGSPDFGRWHPLFPCYRLSPPLDEACADSAEKWLKNRDIAAVIMEPVICNLGVLIPEQKFMERIQELCKKYGTLFIVDEVATGFGRTGKMFASEHFNLEPDILCVAKAITAGFAPLGATITTEEVAKSMMSHETGYYSTYGWHPRSVDAALATIQFLLKHQERLESNTLDMGAYFSERLNQMNFKGKVEINVMGLAIGVHLKNKNYGEDIVEKARRRELLLSESDSGFTMFPALDIDFKTAKAGLDIIEDCI
- a CDS encoding cupin domain-containing protein, encoding METNKRHKNVASLSEMKPFESTNGRFSVTAKNLSIPAGAKELGCNWFELPVGKTSFPYHFHTGIEEAIYILKGQGTARIGKDQVEVKEGDFLSFPAGPENAHTLINSGTEPMQYLCFSNHSHVDIMGYPDSKKIGFYATPDPAEWPQKSAWVRMMIKDQPNIDYFEGENKD